The region AGCCCTCAGCCTGAATGCTGTCCGTCAGGCTGTTCTGCTCACTGGCACGAATGTAGGTCCCTTTCGGGATTGGCATCTGTACCCCGTCAACAATATGGTTGAAATACACGGTGGTTTGTTGCGTGCCACAAGCGTATTGAGCACGCAGAGTATTTTGGTTGGGGGCATGATCCCCTTGGTCCTCAAGGCTGGGTGTCCCGCTTCCCGTATTCGGTACTGCGTACTGAATACCATCCATAGGGGCGCTGAGGGTGCCGTCTGGCATGAGGTACTGAACGTCTTCCACGATAGCCACCTGAGGCAGAGGAACAGTCACGGCCTGAGGCTGAGTGGTCAATGGTTGCAGACTTGCGGGTCGCAGCCCGGTTGATCCCGGTCCCATGTTGGGACCAGTGAGACGAGGATAAGCGGCGCGCAGCGCCGCTGGAGATGTGACGGTCGCCGTCTCGCTCTTAAAGCTGAAGGTGAGTTCCGCCGGGACTTCATGGTCGGCCGTATTTGCCGTCAGGGCCCCGGTGCCGGAAGCCATCTCTCGGCTGCTCACATTGAGAACAGCCTGAGCGCTGCCGGTCGCGTCTGGATGAAGGGTGACAACCTGTGACGCCATTTGAAGACTACCCACCGCCTGCACTTGCACCCTGAGAGGCTGTTCGGGTGCAGCATTCTTCACACTCAGTGTCACAGGGAGGGTTTGCCCAGATCTGAAGCTTTCGCCAGAAGGGGTGAGACTGAGAGTGATAGGAGTCGTATCAGGAACATCGGCACGTGGTGCCTGAGGGGAACCGCAGGCAGAGAGGAGGCCTAAGCAGCCAAGGAGGAGCATTGATCGACTTTTCATTAGACTCACGGGATCAACGTAGGAGAATTGATCGACTCTCACGCGCCAATATGCGTGCCGGAGGTCTTAATTAAACCTTAACCTTTAAGGTGACCTCATCACGGGTGGAGACTGTACTGGGAGTGGAACGCCTGAAGACGGATCACAGGCATTGCATCCAGTACCCAGAGCTTCTTGCCTTACCAGTAGCACCCAGCTCCTGTCCCTACCAAGCCCTACTACTTAGCGTACAATTTCGCGCGGATCTTGTAGTCACCCCCAGATGCATCCTCTGGAAGTTTGGTATAAAATCTTATACAGAGATGCCGGATGATTCCTCTGCCGAAAAGCCCATCCAGTGGATGGGTTCCTCCTTCGAAGACCTACTGGTCTTTCCAAGGGAAGCCAAACGTCAGGCAGGTTACCAGCTCAGTCGTATTCAGGGTGGTATCGACCCAACGGACTGGAAACCCTTTCCACAACTGGGGGCTGGAGTGCGTGAAATCAGAATCCGTGAGGAAGGCAACGCTTACCGAGTCATGTACGTGGCCAAGTTCGAGGAAGCTATCTACGTCCTGCACTGCTTTGAGAAAAAGACGCAAGCAACCAGTAAGCACGATAAGCAGGTGGCCACCGACCGTTACAAGGCACTCATTGAAAAAAGGAGGAAGCAGTCATGACCGACACTGAAATTCGCCATATCACTCCTGTGGGAAGCAACATCTTTGAAGACCTGGGATTTGAGCCTGCGGAAGCAGCTCAAATGAAGGCTCAGGTTCAGCTGGAGATTGATGCGGCCCAGTCCATCAAGCGTCAGCTGATGGACGAAATCGCCCACTGGATTGAAGACAATCAACTCAAGCAAGCTGAAGCCGCTGAAGTGCTTAACATCAGTCGTCCCCGCGTCTCGGATGTGGTTAACCACAAGACCACTAAGTTCACGATTGATGCTCTGGTAGCGATGCTGGCCCGTACAGGTAAGCGTGTACAGGTGCAGGTTTACACCTGATTCCTCGGTCCCAGGCTTCTCTTTCCTGACACCCTAAAGTGACAGACTCTCTCCATGCCCTCCACCATTGGATATAAGCGAGTCAGCAGCTATGGCCAGAACGAGGTACGCCAGCTGGACGGAATGACCTTCGATAAGGTCTTCACCGACAAGGCATCTGGCAAGGACACGCAGCGGCCACAGCTGCAGGCTTTGCTGGAGTACGTCCGTGAAGGGGATACTGTCACGGTTCACTCTCTAGACCGCCTCGGTAGAAACCTGCTGGATTTGCAAGGCTTGGTCGGACAGCTCACGGAGAAGGGCATCACCGTCCACTTCGTCAAAGAGAACATGACCTTCAAACCCGGAGGGCAGGACTCGATGTCCACCCTGCTATTCAGCATCATGGGAGCCTTCGCTCAGTTCGAGAGGGACCTTATCCGCGAGCGCCAGGCCGAAGGCATCGCCCAGGCCAAGAAGCGTGGCGTCTACAAGGGAAGGAAGCCCAAGCTGACGGCCAGCCAGATTGCAGAGCTAAGGGAGCTGGCCGCGCAAGGCGTAAAAAAACCTGAGCTGGCCCAACGGTTCGGGGTCAGCCGCAAGACTGTCTACGAGTATTTGCGGGGTTGAAATTAGACAGCCAAGAGGGCTGCAAAAAATCCTGCAAAAAATTTTCTGGGGGTCTGGAGGCTTCCCAGATTTTTGCAAATTATGGGTTGTAACTGTGCTGTGGAAACTCAGCCCGGCCCAATAATGGAAATGCGTGTGGGACGGAGGTTTTGTAGTGAGGAATTACGACTTTTATAGTTACCCTCCAGGAAGGTGAGGGGCAGCACCTGCACCTGCTGGACCTGCCCAGCGGCACCCTGACCGCCGATCTTGGAACCGTGCAGGGCGGGGTCGGCGCCCAGTGGACCCCTGAACAAACCGACGTCGCGTTCACGACATTTGAAGCGCCGCAGGTGCGCTACTGGCGCGAGCAGGATGGACAGGCACAGTCGCTCACGCTTAAATCGGTTGCCCCGAGCGACTGGGGTGAACAGCGGGTTGTGTTCTCTCCAGATGCCTCGGTGCTGTAGTCAGGACGATCAGTTAACAAACGCTGGCCTCAGCCGCATTGAGCGAGATTTGCTCCTGATAGCCATTGACTCTGATCTCGTTAGCACTGGTGACAACGTTCCTTTCTAAGTCAGGGAGTTCTATGGGGAGCATAGTCACCTCTTTAAACTGTTTGATTTCCTGGCCACTGGGCACGCAGGAAAAAACAATATGTACATCCGGGTCAGGAGTGTAGAGAAACCTGGGCCACTCTAAAACGGTGGAAACCTTGACCGATTTTCCTGCAAGCCTAGCTGTCAACGTGTCGTTAACCGCACGACTGGTCAGTCCAATGAGAAAGGGTAGAAGAAGTACTCCCATTAGGAAAGCCCACACCAGGAAACCGATGACGTTATTCAGAAGTCTCTTCATATCTGTTGGTGACGTCAGCAAGTATTGTTGACTTCGTTCGAGCGACCCGTATCTCCCGTAGCGTAGCTTTACTCGAAGCTCTGGGTGCCTAGAACAGCTCTGTACTGTCCAGCACTCTCCTCGCGGATTATCAGCTGACCAATCTGCTCACGGTCTTTGCCTGCTGGCTTGAAGCTCCATAAACCGCTGGTAATTGTTGCTGTTTCTGCGCGATTGAGGGGGGTCCAACCAGCCTGACGCAGTTGCTCAGCGTAGTGAGTAAACAGGGCTTTTCTGGAGAGATCTCCAGTCATGGTGGCTTCTTGCTTGACATCGTTACCACTGCTGCCCGTGCCTCTGAGACTGATGGCGATACCCGCAGGTGCCGTAAGTTTGGGCAGAGAGGTTGCTTCGTTGAAGTAGGGGTCTTCAGAGAAGCGAAGCTGACGCTCAATATCGTTACTCTCGTTTTTTACCAGCGTGACTTGGGTCACGCCGGCGGTCACCTGAGTCATGAAGCTGAGAATCTCTGGTGGATTGAGCCGGTAATAGCGATTGATTTCCCCTAGGGCATCACTTCCTTGAAAGCCTCCCTGTCCATAGGGCCTTGGCACGGGAAAGGTCTTCCAGTCAGCTGCGGTCAGACTGCGTTTGAGGAACTCGTTGGTCTGTTCAGGGGTGAGGGCCGTGTCGAAGTAGACGTTGACTCCGCTTGGAAAGTCAGAGTCGCTTGACCTGTTGACGACGCTTCCGATCACGCGGCTTCCTGCTGGCAGGGATACGCCTAAGTCTGCTGGAAGTTTCTGCAGCAGGATCTCGGCTTCTACCTTAAATGGAGCACTGTAAGCCGGATTGACGATTCGCTCCAGCAACTCGCGCTCTGGAGACGTTCCAGCAGTCTGCGCCAGACCGCTGGTCAGAAGGAGGGTGCCAAGCAGGGCCGTCACATATCGACTGGACATGGCTTCAGCATGCGGGAGTCCTGCTGACGAGGGATGAGAAAAGGTGCATCAAATAGCTATTGAACCGGCAGGTGGAGTGGCTGCCCAATATCGATAAACGGTAGCGTCACTGATTAGGGATAACCCTTACACAAACGAACGTTTGTGCAACACTTTTATCCCTCCGATGAAATCACCCTTCCGGCCTTGCAAAAACCCCTTGCAGAATCAAAGCCAAATGCAACAGGTTTGTGCAATGGAATTTGGAGTGGGCATTACCAGACTGCACGCTCAAAACGTTCGATCGTCTCTTCCAGCGAAAGCTGTCCCTGGGCCACCGCCAGGGTCAGGTCAAACAGTTCCTGTTGACTCAGGCGCAACCGAAGGTCATGCAGGGCCAGCCACACCA is a window of Deinococcus radiophilus DNA encoding:
- a CDS encoding type II toxin-antitoxin system RelE/ParE family toxin, which gives rise to MPDDSSAEKPIQWMGSSFEDLLVFPREAKRQAGYQLSRIQGGIDPTDWKPFPQLGAGVREIRIREEGNAYRVMYVAKFEEAIYVLHCFEKKTQATSKHDKQVATDRYKALIEKRRKQS
- a CDS encoding helix-turn-helix domain-containing protein; the encoded protein is MTDTEIRHITPVGSNIFEDLGFEPAEAAQMKAQVQLEIDAAQSIKRQLMDEIAHWIEDNQLKQAEAAEVLNISRPRVSDVVNHKTTKFTIDALVAMLARTGKRVQVQVYT
- a CDS encoding recombinase family protein, with protein sequence MPSTIGYKRVSSYGQNEVRQLDGMTFDKVFTDKASGKDTQRPQLQALLEYVREGDTVTVHSLDRLGRNLLDLQGLVGQLTEKGITVHFVKENMTFKPGGQDSMSTLLFSIMGAFAQFERDLIRERQAEGIAQAKKRGVYKGRKPKLTASQIAELRELAAQGVKKPELAQRFGVSRKTVYEYLRG